The Epilithonimonas zeae genome contains the following window.
CCCTAATCCTGTGACTGACATACTGAAAATAAAAGCACAACCTAACAGCAGGCTGATGAATATAAGTCTTATTAATTCTGCAGGGCAGATTGTACTAAAGCAAGATATGACTGAAAACAGTACGGAATTGAATGTGAGTCCTTTTCCTTCAGGTTATTATATTGCACAGATCGAAACCTCTTCAGGAATTGTAAGTAAAAAAATTCTGATTAACCACTAATCAGATTCAATACCAAAATAAAACCAGACATCTTATTGCTGTCTGGTTTTTTTGTGATCTTATTACGCAGCCAAGAAGAGATAAACAATCACTTTGGTTAAATAGTGTGTTTCTTTAGCTGGTTTGATGGAATATCGCTATTTAATTAGGTTTTGGTAAAGCTGGCAAAATGAAGAATAAGGAGGCTGTTTTCATTAATTTATCATTACCAATACAAAAAATGCAACAGCCATCTTTTGCTTCAGTACTCTGCATGAACTGTGAAATAGTCAAACTGAAAATTGTTATGTTTGAAATTTCTCTTGTAACACATAAAATACTTTCGCACAAATAGATAAACATAGATATTTACGAGCCATTTTCCTGATTTCGGTTCGGAACGAAAGACAGAATGCGTACCCTATTATAATAGCTAAAAATATATTATGTTAACTTTGACAGTTCAACACCCTAATATGATGACTATTAAATTAAATTGCCGGAAGAGTTTTCTTTTCCGTTTAGTAACTCTTTGTACAATTATTTTAATGACCTTCCCAAAGGCCCAAAACCCAGAGGCTTTTAATCAGATTTACACCAAAACATATCTTGAAATATCTCAAAAAGATTTTAGAAAAGCATTAAAAATAGCTGATTCTCTATATAATGTTTCCGAAAGTCCTCGCTATAAAGCCAAGAGCCTTATGCTTTCAGCTTCATTGCTTCAACAATCCGGAGAATTTAAAGCAGCAGTTGATTATGCTATAAAAGCTAACGACATATTGGATAACACAAATGAATATGTATGGAAAGCAAAGGTATCAGGTTTTCTTGCTACCCAGTATAGACATCTTGGACTTTATGACCAGTCAAAAAAATATATAGATCAAACAGCCGAGATTATAAAATACATCGATGACCCAAAACTTGTCAATCAAACAAACGGCTTTCTTATGCAGGAGAAAGCTTACTATGAGCTTGAGCAAAAAAAATATCGTGAATCTATAAAAATGATTGATGATGCCTCACGCTATTTTAGTCTTAGCGGACAGGATAATCCATTTCTTACAGCTAATAATGAACAGCTTTTGGGTTTGAATTACTATCACCTGAAAAATTATTCAAAGGCCATGGACTATTATCAAAAAGCTTTGAATAAATTGAATGAAATGCCGGACAACTTCCTGACAGCCTTGGTTCTGAACGGAATGGCGCAGATCCATATTGCACAGAAAAGTCCCGAAAAAGCCAAACCTTTGATTGATAAAGCGCAGTTGCTTGCTGAAGAATCACCCTACCTCAGCTTAAAAAATGAAATTTATCAAAGTTCTCAGCAATATTACGCTTTAACCAAGGATATTGAAAAACTGGAATTAACCAAACGCAAACAAGACTCTGTTAAAGAAAAAATAAGCGGCAAAACCTCCGCTTTTATTAATGATTCCTTTACAAACCTGAAAAAAGACTCTGAAAAAAAACAGCAGCAATCAGAACAGAAAAATGTATTGATTGCTGTAGCGCTTTTCTTACTAACCGTTATTATTGGCTGTTTTATTATTTACAGAAGGCGCCAGAAAGAAAAATTTGTAAAAATACAGCAGATCTTAAAGGAATTTGAAGAGACAAACACTCCAACAATGTTCGAATCTGACATTCCAGAAGTAAATGTTTTTTCCAGGGATGAGGCTATTCTGTCTCAACAATCAGATGACATTGAAACGGAAACTCAGGCCTTAATGACTCCGGCTACCGAAAAGAAAATCTTAGGAAAGCTTGAAAAGTTTGAACAGTCTACGTTATTTACCCGAAATAATGTATCTCTTCCATATGTTGCAGCTTATTGCAGCACTAATACTAAGTACCTATCTTTTGTAGTTAATAATTACAAAAAGAAAGATTTTAAGAACTATATTAATGAATTGAGGGTTAAACACATTATCCATAAACTAAAAAATGATAGTCGATATCATAAGTACAAAATTTCCAGCTTGGCTGATGAGGCAGGTTTTTCATCTCAAAGTAAGTTTGCAGCAGCATTTAGGAAGGTTACTGATGTCTCGCCTTCCGAATTCCTTGATCATCTTCGGTCACAGCATTTGAATTGAAATTCGATGTTTTTTTTCGGAAATAAACCGATCGCATCCGGTTAGCGTCGCATAATTTTGTATAAAACTTAAAAAATTATTGAA
Protein-coding sequences here:
- a CDS encoding helix-turn-helix domain-containing protein, whose translation is MLTLTVQHPNMMTIKLNCRKSFLFRLVTLCTIILMTFPKAQNPEAFNQIYTKTYLEISQKDFRKALKIADSLYNVSESPRYKAKSLMLSASLLQQSGEFKAAVDYAIKANDILDNTNEYVWKAKVSGFLATQYRHLGLYDQSKKYIDQTAEIIKYIDDPKLVNQTNGFLMQEKAYYELEQKKYRESIKMIDDASRYFSLSGQDNPFLTANNEQLLGLNYYHLKNYSKAMDYYQKALNKLNEMPDNFLTALVLNGMAQIHIAQKSPEKAKPLIDKAQLLAEESPYLSLKNEIYQSSQQYYALTKDIEKLELTKRKQDSVKEKISGKTSAFINDSFTNLKKDSEKKQQQSEQKNVLIAVALFLLTVIIGCFIIYRRRQKEKFVKIQQILKEFEETNTPTMFESDIPEVNVFSRDEAILSQQSDDIETETQALMTPATEKKILGKLEKFEQSTLFTRNNVSLPYVAAYCSTNTKYLSFVVNNYKKKDFKNYINELRVKHIIHKLKNDSRYHKYKISSLADEAGFSSQSKFAAAFRKVTDVSPSEFLDHLRSQHLN